In one Pygocentrus nattereri isolate fPygNat1 chromosome 21, fPygNat1.pri, whole genome shotgun sequence genomic region, the following are encoded:
- the st3gal8 gene encoding ST3 beta-galactoside alpha-2,3-sialyltransferase 8 has product MLLKKKLCIAALFCGILFFMLATHTIQKNSLLSMTEDVTHTAAQFVLKNQTHSQSVTQSIQRRSCSCPTCVTDLGVSEWFDQRYDHKQQPYLTTKENEIDPLALKWWLALQRSVDGTIKEVMKKMFTVISSPPVEELHQPSHCRTCAVVGNSGNLLQFKYGAAIDSHSIVFRMNKAMTAGFEQHVGNKTTHHFMYPESAVDLNPGVHLVLLPFKLRDLQWVTSALSTGEIKTTYVRVKERVQADKDKVIVVNPSFFKYTHDHWTEHHGRYPSTGMLAIVFALHLCDEVSVFGYGADSLGNWHHYWEDNKYAGAFRKTGVHNADFESEIIRKLDTEGKIKLYPKVGQQTSLNLKE; this is encoded by the exons ATGCTGCTGAAGAAGAAATTGTGCATTGCTGCCTTGTTTTGTGGCATCCTGTTTTTTATGTTGGCCACACACACTATTCAGAAAAACAGTCTCTTGTCCATGACGGAGGACGTTACACACACGGCGGCCCAGTTTGTACTAAAGAACCAAACACACTCTCAGTCCGTCACCCAGTCCATCCAGCGGCGCTCCTGCAGCTGCCCCACATGTGTTACAGATCTGGGTGTCTCTGAGTGGTTTGACCAACGCTACGACCACAAACAGCAACCCTACCTCACTACCAAGGAAAATGAAATAGATCCACTTGCATTAAAGTGGTGGCTG GCTCTGCAGCGGTCAGTTGATGGGACAATCAAGGAAGTGATGAAGAAAATGTTCACTGTGATTTCTTCTCCACCTGTGGAAGAACTGCATCAGCCAAGTCACTGTCGGACCTGTGCTGTGGTTGGAAACTCAGGAAATCTACTGCAGTTCAAGTATGGAGCTGCAATAGACTCCCATTCCATTGTCTTTCG GATGAATAAAGCCATGACTGCTGGGTTCGAGCAACATGTGGGGAATAAAACCACTCACCACTTCATGTACCCAGAGAGCGCTGTGGATTTGAACCCTGGTGTCCATCTTGTCTTGCTGCCTTTTAAACTGAGGGACCTTCAGTGGGTGACGAGTGCACTTTCAACTGGAGAAATTAAAAC GACATATGTGAGAGTGAAAGAACGTGTGCAAGCAGATAAAGACAAG GTGATTGTGGTGAATCCGAGTTTTTTTAAGTACACTCATGATCACTGGACAGAGCACCATGGAAGATACCCATCCACTGGCATGTTAGCCATAGTGTTCGCTCTGCATCTCTGTGATGAG GTGTCTGTGTTCGGCTATGGTGCGGATTCACTGGGAAACTGGCACCACTACTGGGAGGACAACAAGTATGCGGGAGCTTTCAGGAAAACAGGTGTTCATAATGCTGACTTTGAGAGTGAAATCATCCGTAAATTGGACACAGAGGGCAAAATTAAACTTTACCCGAAGGTGGGACAACAAACCAGTCTGAATCTGAAGGAATGA